The genomic region CTTCCCGGCCATGTCCGCGGGCGAGAGGGCCCGCAGGGTCGCGGCCAGGATCTCCGCCGGGTCGGCGAGCCTGCCCTGTCCCTCGTCGCCGCAGGCCGCCAGGCCCAGGCCGGGCTCCACGCCCACCGCGCCGCGTGTCAGGAGCCTGTCCCAGTTCTCGCGGGTGGCCGGGGCGGCCCACATGGCCGGGTTCATGGCCGGGGCCAGGACCAGCGGGCCACGGAAGGCCAGGGCCTGGCAGGAGAGCATGTCGTCGGCCAGGCCGCAGGCGAGCTTGGCCAGGATGTCCGCGGTGGCCGGGGCGATGAGCAGGACCTTGGCCGCGTGGCTGGGCGCGAGGTGGCCGAAGGGGTCGGCGCTCTCGGCCCCGGCGAACATCTCGCCGTGCACGGGGTCCGCGCCCAGGGCCTGGAAGGACAGGGGCGTGATGAAGCGCTCGGCGGCCCGGGTCAGGGTCGCGGAAACGGAACATCCCGCGCGGACGAGTCCGCGCAGGATGTCCAAGGCCTTGTAGGCGGCCACGCTGCCCGTGACCCCGATGTGGACCCGGGAGCCCAGGAAACCGGAGAAGAGCAGCGGGTGTTCCACTATTGCAGGTCCTTTTCCTTCATGGAGCGCTTGCTGCCCTGGGTGGCGCCGGCCGGGGTCTTGGCGGAGGAGAAGGAATCCTGTCCGGCGGCGGGCTGCTGCATGGTGGTGCCCGGGCCGCCCTTGGCCTCCACGGCCACGATGGTCACCTTGGACTTGAAGCCGTCCACGATCTGGATCGAGGCGCTCTTGTTGAACTTCTCAAAGATGAGGATGGACTTGTCGGCCTTCAGGGAGGTCACAAGGGTCCAGCCGTCCTTGGTCATGTTGTTGACGAAGAAGTTGATCAGGTCGGCGTTCACCACGCGGCCGGTGAAGATCATCACGCCGGAGCGGAAGGAGCGGGTGTCGAAGACGTAGCTCTCGGCGGCCTGGAACTCCAGTTCGCGGGGCACGAGGATGTCGCTGAAGTCGTAATAGTAGCTGGAGTTCTCGTAGGTCTCGGTCTGCACTTCGGGCTGGGCGGCCTGTCCGCCGGAACTCGAACCGCCGGAGGCCGGTTCGCTGGAGCCGGAGCCGGAGGTGGAGAGGGTGGAGCAGGCGGCCATGGAGACCAGGGCGAGGGCCACGACGAGAAGCTTCAGGCGCTGGGACATGCGTTCCTCCTGGGTGGGAGTTGGACTCGCTGGCGAGAGTCGATGCTCGGTGCTTGAGCCGGTCTATAGCCCAGGGACCGCGAAACTTCAACGCCGATGGGCCGGGGAGGATGCGGCCGGGACGGCGCTCAGGCGGGCTTGATGCGGTCGATCTTGTCCAGCAGGTGCCGCTCCATCTCCCGGCGGTCCTTGCGCAGGCGCACCAGCTCCTGCTCCAGGGTGCGCATCTTGATCTTCAGGTCCGAGGTGTCGAAGGACAGGCCCAGGGCCAGCTCCTCGATCTCGGCGTCCTTGCGGGCCAGGACCTTGCGCCCGTCGTCCAGGGCGCGGCGCAGGTCCTCGTCGCCGCCCTGGGGCAGGGCCTTGAGCTTCTTCTGGCTCCGGGCCAGGAGCACGAAGCCCGCCTTGAGCTTGCGCACGTCCTCGCGCAGGCAGGCGATGATCTCCTTCTGGTCGGCCAGGAGCTGGAGGCTCTGCCCGAACTTCTCCATCATCTCGGCCAGGGCGGGCGAGGCCTCGCGCGCGGCCGGGGCCTGGGCCGGGGAGGCGGCGTCCACGTCGATGGTCCGCGAGAATTCGCCGCGCAGGGTCTCCTCGATCTCGCTGGTGACGCGGCCTTCCTGGTAGAGGGCCGCGATGCGCTCGAACACGGCCGGGGCCTCGGGCGCGTAGCGGGTCACGCGGCCGGTCTTGCGGTGGGGCAGGAACTCCCGGAAGAGCGAGGCGTAGCGCCGGGCCGTGGGCGCGGGAATGCGCGTCAGCCTCGCGATGTCGGCCACGGAAAGCCAGTCCATGCGCCCCTCCGGGAAAAAGGTTCGGAAGTCCTCGGGCAGAATAAGGAATCCCGGCCGGGAGCGCAAGCCCGTGATCATCTTCGTCAGATCATCATCACGGAGAAACGCCGTTCGCCGGGGCGGCGCGCTCGATGACCCGGATCTTCCGCCAGGCCCCGCGCTGGAAGCGCACCCGCATGATCACGGTCAGGGCCGCGATGTAGGCCAGGACGCAGGCCCAGGCAGGGTAGAGGCCCCAACCCAGGACCCGGACCATGAGCCAGGTGGGCAGCACGAGGATCAGGGTGGAGCAGCCCAGGATGGTGAGCATGATGAAGCGGGTGTCGCCCGCCCCGCGCAGCGCCCCGTACTGGATGATGCCCACGCAGTCGAAGAGGCAGTAGACGGCCACCAGCCGCAGGAGCACCACGCCGCTCTCGCGCACGGCCTCGAACTGCGCCGGGGTCAGGTCCTGGGGCCGGAACAGGCCCAGGAGCTCGCGGGGGAAGAAGACGAAGGCCGCGTCCAGGATCAGGGTATAGGTCATGCAGAGGTAGAGCGTGCTCGTGTTGGCGTAAGCCGCGCGGTCCGGGTCGCCCGCGCCCATGGCCTGGCCCACCAGGATGCTGGCCGCGATGGAGAAGCCGACCATGGGCAGGAAGACCAGGGCGTTCAGGGAGAAGACGATGTTCGTGGCCGCCAGGCTCTCCTCGCCCAGGCTGCCGATGAGGAAGATGAACACGGTGAAGCCCAGGACGTCCATGAGGAACTGCACTCCGCTGGGCAGGCCGAAGCGCAGGAAGCGCAGGAACAGCTTCGGATCGAAGCGCCAGGACGAGCGCACGGAGAACTCCCGCTCGTTGCCGCGGCGGAAGACGAGCAGACCCATGAGCAGGGCGCTCAGGAACCAGGCGAAGCAGGTGGCCAGGGCGGCTCCGGCGATGCCCATCTCCGGCAGGCCGAAGCGGCCGAAGATCAGGGCGTAGTCCAGGGGGATGTTCAGCACCGTGGCGGTCATGTTCACGACCATCACCGGCAGGGTCCGGCCCTGGCCGGAGAAGAAGCAGGACAGGCACATGGAGGTCAGGGCGAAGCCCGAGCCCAGGCAGAGGATGGAGAAATAGCGCGCCTCCAGGACCTGGACCTCGGCCGGGTGGCCCGCCAGGGCGAACAGGGGATCGGCGATGAAGGTCAGGGAGGCCAGGGCCAGGGACGCCGGCAGGCAGAACCAGAGGCCCTGCCAGAGGGCCGCGCCCACGCGCCGGGGCCGGCCCGCGCCCGTGTACTGGGCCACGAACACGCCCGCGTATTCCGCGACCCCCATGCAGAAGGAGAGCAGGACGAAGTTCGCCAGACCGGCGGGCAGCGCCGCCGCGATCGCAGCCAGGGAGTAATTGCCGAGAAAGACGCGGTCCGTGAACTCCATGATCGTGGTGGAGGCCATGCCCATGACCAGGGGCAGGCCCACGCGCGCCACGTCCCGGATGCCGCCGGGAGCGCTGAAGCGGGAAAACATGAAAAGAACCTCGATTGTCATGCAACGCGCGGAATGGCGCGCTGGAATCCCCGCTCTAGTGGGCAAGAAGCGGATTGTCAACCGCGACGCTGAAAAGTCACGCCAATTGCGCTTTCGCGGGAAAATGCGCTATACGTATGCGGGAAACCCGAAGCAGGAGGTCGAGATGAGCATTCCCCCGTCGCGTTCCAGGCCCTGGAGCCCCTACCTCGGAGGAGCCCTGGCCGGGCTCCTGGTGGTCCTCTCGGTGTTCGTGGCCGGGAAGTACTTCGGCGCGTCCACCACCTTCGTGCGCGGGGCGGGATTCGTGGAGTCCCTGCTCGCGCCCGAACGCGTGGCGGCCATGCCCT from Desulfovibrio aminophilus harbors:
- a CDS encoding MATE family efflux transporter encodes the protein MFSRFSAPGGIRDVARVGLPLVMGMASTTIMEFTDRVFLGNYSLAAIAAALPAGLANFVLLSFCMGVAEYAGVFVAQYTGAGRPRRVGAALWQGLWFCLPASLALASLTFIADPLFALAGHPAEVQVLEARYFSILCLGSGFALTSMCLSCFFSGQGRTLPVMVVNMTATVLNIPLDYALIFGRFGLPEMGIAGAALATCFAWFLSALLMGLLVFRRGNEREFSVRSSWRFDPKLFLRFLRFGLPSGVQFLMDVLGFTVFIFLIGSLGEESLAATNIVFSLNALVFLPMVGFSIAASILVGQAMGAGDPDRAAYANTSTLYLCMTYTLILDAAFVFFPRELLGLFRPQDLTPAQFEAVRESGVVLLRLVAVYCLFDCVGIIQYGALRGAGDTRFIMLTILGCSTLILVLPTWLMVRVLGWGLYPAWACVLAYIAALTVIMRVRFQRGAWRKIRVIERAAPANGVSP